One region of Oncorhynchus mykiss isolate Arlee chromosome 8, USDA_OmykA_1.1, whole genome shotgun sequence genomic DNA includes:
- the LOC110529944 gene encoding zinc finger protein 616-like, with product MLFYSLFLLHFLLTILKAFSLVMANSFAFHTQLASIMEVLANAAVAEICELVDNGYAVLHVEISRGQKENETLRRKLRLMEMKVSSASTPREGMGSSILPHSRSRAHLGMESKRTSNSEVRCRGAIDSKLVTSMFRHRESSGDTGQTTTPRKTAGLEEINPKSPTIKEEMWEESWENHDQWGRLSSGALNHSADGGERQSNVDTEAAQPISKQENASSCLWVSGETDNNLLPGSNNLSVNKRSLNPGLENGDGILKSVGFDCMMFEPHRQLGTLRTQGSGADLPECSYSHVDVVPTQSESENGFPYEMSKVIPSITEHKKHVAYQDGRQRAPLPSEPHRTVGKGMETGSNGLVSHDSHNNDGSNNGDVSAGKLLICSFCGKTLACLKNLKTHLRVHTGEKPFSCAQCGKRFSDSSNLKRHQSVHTGERRYGCSHCGKRFAQSGSLKVHMSVHTGCKQFRCMHCGKTFISANHLNRHISVHDG from the exons ATGCTTTTCTACAGCCTATTTCTTCTACACTTCCTATTAACAATCCTGAAAGCATTTTCTCTAGTAATGGCAAATTCATTTGCTTTTCACACTCAGCtagcctccatcatggaggtTTTGGCTAATGCGGCCGTGGCTGAAATCTGCGAGCTTGTTGACAATGGCTATGCCGTCCTGCATGTGGAGATATCTCGAGGCCAGAAGGAGAATGAAACATTGAGGAGAAAACTACGGCTGATGGAGATGAAAGTGTCTAGTGCGAGTACTccgagagagggaatgggaagctcCATCCTTCCGCACAGTCGCTCTCGAGCTCACCTTGGCATGGAATCGAAAAGGACATCAAACA GCGAGGTACGATGTCGGGGAGCAATTGATTCCAAGTTGGTAACCAGCATGTTTAGGCACAGAGAGTCCTCAGGTGACACTGGACAAACGACAACACCGAGAAAG ACTGCAGGGTTGGAAGAGATAAACCCCAAATCACCTACCATCAAAGAGGAGATGTGGGAAGAATCCTGGGAGAATCATGACCAATGGGGGAGACTGAGTAGTG GAGCTTTAAATCACAGTGCTGATGGAGGAGAAAGGCAATCCAACGTCGACACAGAGGCTGCTCAACCAATCAGCAAACAGGAGAATGCCAGCTCTTGTTTATGGGTGAGTGGTGAAACGGACAACAACCTCCTGCCAGGATCAAATAACCTGAGTGTGAACAAAAGATCTCTAAACCCAGGACTGGAAAATGGTGATGGAATACTTAAAAGTGTGGGCTTTGATTGTATGATGTTTGAGCCCCACAGACAACTTGGGACCCTTCGCACACAGGGTTCTGGGGCTGATCTTCCCGAGTGCTCTTACTCTCATGTGGATGTTGTACCTACTCAATCGGAGTCAGAGAATGGATTCCCCTATGAAATGAGCAAAGTGATTCCCTCCATAACTGAGCACAAAAAACATGTCGCTTACCAGGACGGGAGACAGAGGGCGCCGTTGCCCTCAGAGCCTCACAGGACTGTAGGAAAAGGCATGGAAACAGGATCCAATGGTTTGGTCTCCCATGACAGTCATAACAATGATGGGAGTAACAATGGTGACGTCTCAGCAGGTAAGCTGTTAATTTGTAGTTTCTGCGGTAAGACTTTGGCTTGTCTGAAGAATCTCAAGACACACCTGAGGGTTCATACTGGTGAGAAGCCGTTCAGCTGCGCGCAGTGCGGGAAGCGCTTCTCTGACTCCAGCAACCTCAAGCGACACCAGAGCGTTCACACGGGGGAGAGACGCTACGGCTGCAGCCACTGCGGCAAGCGCTTCGCACAGTCGGGCTCACTCAAAGTGCACATGAGCGTACACACGGGATGTAAGCAGTTCAGATGTATGCACTGTGGGAAGACTTTCATATCGGCCAATCACCTCAATAGACACATCAGTGTTCATGATGGATAA
- the tmem71 gene encoding transmembrane protein 71 → MALPYNGVVTSSPIKRKREKTLANESCQSLGLSLLSSPDSSYECYSVNPVTGSPSSCRRSPRLLNNGYYVLTEDSYTWDDEGNVSLTPSKIKLSYKENLVRIFRRRRKARRSLASLFSDMTETCQSWLDEKVFGGVRHPPLAESSWMEHSTTDLDTSCSFTYDDSEIISMPTKLAHEPMVQEEIITETCVHQEHFGQPLGGLLDVPPPSAFLSNSCCPPKPQPADFSMTKALFIILMVFIFSAVFSRCLLWGLTMAFTTFILIMIYLFVSQSGPMGKWRKAKTEDITSKNE, encoded by the exons ATGGCCCTGCCTTACAATGGGGTTGTTACAA GTTCACctataaagagaaagagagaaaaaacattgGCTAACGAGTCATGTCAAAG CCTGGGCCTGTCCCTCCTGTCATCTCCAGATTCATCATATGAGTGTTACTCTGTGAACCCCGTGACGGGCTCCCCCAGCTCCTGCCGCCGGAGCCCCCGCCTCCTCAACAACGGCTACTACGTTCTGACTGAGGACAGCTACACCTGGGATGACGAGGGCAatgtctctctcaccccctccaaAATCAAACTGTCCTACAAAGAGAATCTAGTCAG AATCTTCAGACGCAGGCGGAAGGCCCGCCGGTCTCTAGCTAGTCTGTTTAGTGACATGACTGAGACGTGTCAGTCATGGCTGGATGAGAAAGTGTTCGGAGGGGTGCGTCACCCACCTCTTGCAGAGTCCTCCTGGATGGAGCATAGCACCACCGATTTGGACACCAGCTGCAGCTTCACTTATG ATGACAGTGAGATCATTTCCATGCCCACGAAGTTGGCTCACGAGCCCATGGTGCAGGAGGAGATCATCACGGAGACCTGCGTCCACCAGGAGCATTTCGGCCAACCCCTGGGTGGCCTTCTGGATGTCCCGCCCCCCTCAGCCTTCCTCTCCAATAGCTGCTGTCCCCCTAAACCCCAGCCAGCAG ATTTTTCCATGACGAAAGCTCTCTTCATCATTCTCATGGTCTTTATCTTCTCTGCCGTATTTTCAAG GTGTCTGTTGTGGGGACTGACAATGGCATTCACCACATTTATATTAATAATGATATATCTAT TCGTCTCACAATCTGGGCCCATGGGCAAGTGGAGAAAAGCGAAGACCGAG GATATTACATCAAAGAATGAGTAG